A region from the Methanobacterium formicicum genome encodes:
- a CDS encoding anthranilate synthase component II: MILIIDNYDSFTYNLYQLVGEFEEDIRVFRNDEITIEEIKTLQPERIIISPGPGNPENERDFGVSRETILEMGQEVPVLGVCLGHQGIFSAFGGEITRTEPVHGKQAMIYHQNTGMFQGVESPLQAARYHSLVCKRDSTPPSMDILAETDDGIIMAIKHQNYPIFGLQFHPESVGTTEGRRIMKNFLEMDFS, from the coding sequence ATGATTCTCATAATTGATAACTATGATTCTTTCACCTACAACCTCTATCAACTGGTGGGAGAATTTGAAGAGGATATTCGTGTTTTTAGAAACGATGAAATAACCATAGAAGAAATCAAAACCCTGCAACCGGAACGTATCATAATATCTCCCGGCCCCGGGAACCCGGAAAACGAGAGGGACTTCGGTGTTAGCAGAGAAACCATACTGGAGATGGGACAGGAAGTTCCAGTATTAGGTGTATGTCTAGGGCATCAGGGAATTTTTAGTGCATTTGGTGGTGAAATCACCAGGACTGAACCCGTCCACGGGAAACAGGCCATGATATATCACCAGAATACAGGCATGTTTCAGGGGGTTGAAAGTCCCCTGCAGGCAGCGAGATATCATTCTCTGGTTTGTAAAAGAGATAGTACCCCTCCCTCCATGGATATACTGGCTGAAACTGATGATGGAATAATAATGGCCATTAAACATCAGAATTATCCCATATTTGGCCTCCAATTTCATCCAGAGTCCGTGGGGACCACCGAAGGCCGGAGGATCATGAAAAATTTTCTGGAGATGGATTTCTCATGA
- the trpB gene encoding tryptophan synthase subunit beta yields the protein MINNGKFGKYGGIFVPELLIPALEELEKAFLKYKDDKEFNQELDYYLKEFAGRPTALYYARNLSEKLGCKIYLKREDMLHTGAHKINNTIGQGLLAKYMGKTRLIAETGAGQHGIATAVVGSLLGIPVEVYMGSNDVERQKLNVLRMELSGAKVLPVDAGSKTLKDAINDAFRDWTSSVENTHYLIGTTMGPHPYPTMVKHFQSVIGREARAEILEKEGELPDAVIACVGGGSNSIGIFSGFVDDAAVELIGVEGGGDGIKTPRTGATLCKGTEGILHGSFSFVLQNNDGQISEAHSVSAGLDYPGVGPEHAYLHSSGRANYVAVTDKEALRGFELLSRYEGIIPALESSHAVAYAEKYAKMPENKGKTIVVNLSGRGDKDMFLVASEMGVEV from the coding sequence ATGATAAATAATGGAAAATTTGGCAAATACGGAGGAATATTCGTTCCAGAACTCCTGATACCTGCCCTGGAGGAGCTGGAGAAGGCTTTCCTGAAATACAAGGATGATAAAGAATTCAACCAGGAACTGGATTATTACCTGAAAGAATTTGCAGGACGACCCACTGCCCTGTACTATGCCCGTAACCTTTCAGAAAAATTAGGGTGCAAAATCTACCTTAAAAGGGAGGATATGTTGCATACTGGGGCGCATAAAATAAATAACACAATTGGACAGGGACTTTTAGCTAAATATATGGGTAAAACCAGGTTAATCGCTGAAACTGGTGCTGGCCAACATGGCATTGCCACGGCAGTAGTGGGATCCCTCCTGGGAATTCCAGTAGAGGTTTACATGGGATCCAACGATGTGGAAAGACAGAAATTGAATGTTCTGAGGATGGAACTTTCTGGAGCTAAGGTTTTACCAGTTGATGCTGGTTCAAAAACCCTTAAAGATGCGATAAATGATGCTTTCCGGGACTGGACCTCCAGTGTGGAAAACACCCACTATCTGATTGGTACTACCATGGGCCCCCATCCCTACCCCACCATGGTTAAACACTTCCAGAGCGTCATAGGTAGAGAAGCCCGGGCTGAAATACTGGAAAAAGAGGGTGAACTTCCTGATGCAGTTATCGCCTGTGTTGGTGGTGGTAGTAATTCTATTGGAATCTTTTCCGGATTCGTGGATGATGCAGCGGTGGAACTAATTGGAGTGGAAGGAGGAGGGGATGGAATCAAAACACCTCGTACCGGGGCAACCTTATGTAAAGGTACCGAGGGAATACTCCACGGATCATTTTCCTTCGTTCTTCAAAATAACGATGGACAAATATCGGAAGCCCATTCAGTATCTGCTGGCCTGGATTACCCGGGAGTGGGTCCAGAACACGCCTACCTCCACAGCAGTGGAAGGGCAAACTACGTAGCGGTGACTGATAAAGAGGCACTTCGTGGTTTTGAATTATTATCACGATATGAAGGTATTATTCCTGCTCTTGAAAGCTCCCATGCTGTGGCTTATGCTGAAAAATATGCTAAAATGCCTGAAAATAAAGGTAAAACTATTGTGGTTAACCTTTCCGGACGAGGGGACAAGGATATGTTCCTGGTTGCCAGTGAAATGGGGGTGGAAGTATGA
- a CDS encoding FAD-dependent oxidoreductase has translation MKMLIIGGGPAGRSAAMEAAQLDAEVTLIEKEHVGGTCLHEGCMVVCGFNDVVRFYEDSKNYQKLGIISQKHSIDYSEVTRGIKQITGKIANILKHETQQTGVELVMGEATIKEGMVEVNGDDYPYDKLLIASGSRPFIPPVSGVEHASTYKNVLDWKEIPPNLNIVGSGVIATEFASIFSSLGSKVKILCRNQFLSNIDPEFRDYIVKHLLPGVQIQENVQVQEITPEGASTSQGPVEGKVFLATGMTPNSEIAEGMVEIGSKKEIMVNEQMKTSNPSIYAAGDVVGTVGNTPVARREGVVAARNACDVSATMDYHLIPQSITLYYPVSFIDSGAEQSEDEFDVRIRGSAGPGSFWHALDGETGFTKISSDLETSEITRVSSISPASRTSIPYLAKMVKDGYKTADFDDFIETHPSTDAIYKLLHFLSKYG, from the coding sequence ATGAAAATGTTAATTATTGGAGGAGGACCAGCCGGTCGCAGCGCAGCAATGGAAGCAGCACAACTGGATGCAGAAGTCACCCTGATTGAAAAGGAACATGTAGGGGGAACCTGTCTCCACGAGGGGTGTATGGTGGTTTGCGGCTTCAACGATGTGGTACGATTTTACGAGGACTCGAAAAATTACCAGAAACTCGGTATAATCTCCCAGAAACACTCCATTGATTACTCGGAAGTGACCCGGGGGATAAAACAGATCACCGGGAAAATAGCAAATATTTTAAAACACGAAACTCAGCAAACCGGGGTAGAATTGGTAATGGGCGAAGCCACCATTAAGGAAGGGATGGTGGAAGTTAATGGAGATGATTACCCCTATGACAAACTTTTAATCGCCAGTGGCTCCCGGCCGTTTATACCTCCAGTTTCTGGTGTGGAACACGCTTCAACCTATAAAAATGTTCTGGACTGGAAAGAAATTCCCCCAAATCTTAACATAGTGGGGAGTGGAGTGATTGCCACCGAATTTGCCAGTATATTTTCCTCACTGGGCAGTAAAGTTAAAATCCTATGCCGTAACCAGTTTTTAAGCAACATTGATCCGGAATTTAGGGATTACATTGTAAAACACCTTCTCCCGGGTGTCCAAATTCAGGAAAATGTGCAGGTACAGGAAATAACACCAGAAGGAGCATCAACATCCCAGGGTCCTGTGGAAGGGAAGGTATTTCTGGCCACAGGCATGACTCCCAATTCGGAAATAGCAGAGGGTATGGTAGAAATCGGTTCTAAAAAAGAAATCATGGTCAATGAACAGATGAAAACCAGTAATCCTTCAATTTACGCAGCAGGAGATGTGGTGGGCACTGTGGGTAACACTCCGGTGGCCCGTAGGGAAGGGGTGGTTGCAGCCAGGAACGCCTGTGACGTATCAGCTACCATGGACTACCATCTGATACCTCAATCCATAACCCTGTACTATCCAGTCAGTTTTATAGACTCCGGTGCAGAACAATCAGAGGATGAATTCGATGTTCGTATCCGCGGTTCTGCCGGTCCTGGATCATTTTGGCATGCTCTGGATGGGGAAACTGGGTTCACCAAAATATCATCAGACCTTGAAACCAGTGAAATAACTAGGGTATCGTCAATTTCTCCGGCTTCTCGCACCAGCATTCCTTACCTGGCCAAGATGGTGAAAGATGGTTATAAAACCGCAGATTTTGATGATTTTATTGAAACTCATCCTTCAACTGATGCCATTTATAAATTACTCCATTTTCTGTCAAAATATGGATAG
- the trpD gene encoding anthranilate phosphoribosyltransferase: MIAECLNKVVSGHNLSEDEAYNCMMEMVSGDASDVDMAAFLAALTTKGEDPVEITGFVKAMREVSIKVHPNLDDAMVDTCGTGGDQFKTFNVSTIATLIAAAAGVPIAKHGNRAISSKCGGADILEAMGVNINGDASSVETCLEKSGMGFMFAPNFHPATKHVMSVRRKLGIRTVFNLLGPLTSPANPEIHLMGVFDPEYVEIVANVLKNLGVKRAMVVHGFDEDNQPALDEISIIGRTRVAILEEGKINVFDLYPEDFGLEPVDKRLIMARDTLEENLQIAGDVLDGKDNTPGEKARMNICLANASAILFLAGKAGDLKEGMIMAREMVMNGRARAKLQEFIQVSNSS, encoded by the coding sequence ATGATTGCCGAGTGTTTGAATAAAGTAGTTTCCGGGCATAACCTAAGTGAAGATGAAGCCTACAATTGTATGATGGAAATGGTGAGTGGTGATGCCAGTGATGTGGATATGGCAGCATTTCTGGCGGCATTAACCACCAAAGGTGAGGATCCTGTCGAAATAACCGGTTTTGTCAAGGCCATGCGTGAAGTTTCCATCAAAGTCCACCCTAATTTAGATGATGCCATGGTGGATACCTGTGGTACAGGGGGAGACCAGTTCAAGACCTTTAATGTGAGTACCATAGCCACACTAATTGCCGCTGCTGCGGGAGTACCCATTGCCAAACATGGAAATCGTGCAATAAGTAGCAAATGTGGTGGTGCGGATATTCTGGAAGCAATGGGAGTAAATATCAATGGTGATGCCTCCAGCGTGGAAACCTGCCTGGAGAAATCAGGTATGGGCTTCATGTTCGCCCCCAACTTCCACCCGGCAACCAAACACGTGATGAGCGTGCGCAGAAAACTGGGGATAAGAACTGTTTTCAACCTTCTGGGACCATTGACTTCTCCTGCAAATCCAGAGATTCATCTTATGGGTGTTTTCGACCCGGAATACGTGGAAATCGTGGCCAACGTCCTTAAAAATTTAGGGGTTAAACGAGCCATGGTAGTGCATGGCTTTGACGAAGATAACCAACCGGCACTGGATGAAATATCCATTATTGGTCGAACCCGTGTGGCTATCCTGGAGGAAGGGAAGATTAATGTTTTTGATCTGTATCCGGAAGATTTCGGTCTGGAACCAGTTGACAAACGATTGATTATGGCCCGGGATACCCTGGAAGAAAACCTGCAGATTGCCGGGGATGTTCTGGATGGAAAAGATAACACCCCTGGCGAAAAGGCCAGAATGAACATATGTCTGGCCAATGCCAGTGCAATTCTTTTCCTGGCAGGAAAGGCAGGTGATCTTAAAGAGGGAATGATAATGGCCCGGGAAATGGTAATGAATGGAAGGGCCAGAGCAAAACTTCAGGAATTTATCCAGGTCAGTAACAGCAGTTAA
- the trpA gene encoding tryptophan synthase subunit alpha, translating to MSFKPESYQEMFMRVKSKNEGGFIPFIVAGDPDFDTSLEIVRIFVENGADALEIGFAFSDPVADGPTVQEADLRALQAGMTTQRGFEFIRKIREFTSIPIGLLVYYNLIYQMGVDQFYKTAHESGVNAILAADLPPEESKDAITASKKYGVQQVFMAAQTTSNERLEKISNLCEGFLYVVAVMGVTGARGDLKTSTVDLIKRVRNHTDLPLSVGFGISKPEHVTNVIRAGADGAIVASAILDIITENLQDKEIMKRKIAEFCQKLKEATKKID from the coding sequence ATGAGTTTTAAACCAGAAAGTTATCAGGAAATGTTCATGCGGGTTAAATCCAAAAATGAGGGAGGATTCATTCCTTTTATCGTGGCTGGAGACCCTGATTTTGATACATCCCTGGAGATCGTGAGAATCTTTGTGGAAAATGGTGCCGATGCCCTGGAGATAGGATTTGCCTTCAGTGACCCGGTTGCTGACGGTCCCACAGTTCAGGAAGCAGATTTAAGGGCACTTCAGGCAGGCATGACCACCCAGAGGGGATTTGAATTCATCCGAAAGATCAGAGAATTCACTTCCATACCCATTGGCCTGCTGGTGTACTACAACCTGATTTACCAGATGGGTGTTGACCAGTTCTATAAAACTGCCCACGAAAGTGGAGTTAACGCTATTTTGGCAGCGGATTTACCCCCTGAAGAATCCAAAGACGCAATTACTGCCTCTAAAAAGTATGGAGTTCAACAGGTGTTCATGGCGGCCCAGACCACCAGTAATGAACGCTTAGAAAAAATTTCCAATCTTTGTGAGGGATTTTTGTATGTAGTGGCCGTTATGGGGGTTACCGGTGCCCGGGGAGATCTAAAGACCAGTACCGTGGACCTAATAAAGAGGGTTAGAAACCACACTGACTTGCCTTTAAGTGTTGGTTTTGGTATTTCCAAACCAGAACATGTTACTAACGTGATCAGGGCCGGGGCAGATGGAGCTATTGTGGCCAGTGCCATACTGGACATAATAACTGAAAATCTCCAGGATAAGGAGATTATGAAGAGGAAAATCGCAGAATTCTGCCAAAAGCTCAAGGAAGCAACTAAAAAAATAGATTGA
- a CDS encoding amino acid-binding protein — translation MWDRIKHKFEKFPARMGVARKIVELGLRVGPNGKIYCGDVEISDVALARGTGVDRRSIRSTVEVIMEDPELASIFANIFPAGALLKNVASDLGFGVVEVEAQAGTPGILAKATQLISQENISIRQAHAGDPELEENPKLTIITEKPVKGEMIQKFLDIPGVKRVSIY, via the coding sequence ATGTGGGACCGTATTAAACATAAATTCGAGAAATTCCCTGCTAGAATGGGAGTGGCCCGAAAAATCGTGGAGTTAGGACTTAGGGTAGGTCCGAATGGGAAGATCTACTGTGGTGATGTAGAGATAAGTGATGTGGCCCTTGCCCGGGGAACTGGTGTTGACCGCAGGTCCATCCGCTCCACAGTGGAGGTTATAATGGAAGATCCGGAACTGGCATCCATATTTGCCAATATATTCCCGGCCGGAGCACTCCTGAAAAATGTGGCCAGTGATCTTGGTTTTGGAGTGGTTGAAGTGGAAGCACAGGCAGGCACACCGGGCATACTGGCCAAAGCCACCCAGTTAATATCACAGGAGAATATAAGCATCAGACAGGCCCATGCTGGAGACCCTGAACTGGAAGAAAACCCTAAATTAACCATAATCACGGAAAAACCAGTTAAGGGGGAAATGATCCAGAAGTTTCTGGACATACCGGGGGTTAAAAGGGTGTCAATTTATTAA
- the trpC gene encoding indole-3-glycerol phosphate synthase TrpC — protein MKFTDIITERQRVLELRKKYQPLSDLKENIKRVKLRTDFKKSLNKEYEVSIICEYKPASPSLGEISQLTVGDVIPQFEEGGASAVSVLTEESFFKSNIDNLKMACKITRLPLLRKDFILDPYQIYEARAYGASAVLLMAGVYPDLGEGIELCNYLDLDALVECKTREEIEIAIKAGAEIIGVNNRDFNDFSIDLGRTEKLASFIPSNITLVSESGVKTPEDVKLLSQFGVNAILVGSSIMTSSNIHKKVKQLVNAGNSVISGDNPVTTGNFQV, from the coding sequence ATGAAATTTACGGACATAATCACGGAAAGGCAAAGGGTACTGGAGTTAAGGAAAAAATATCAACCCCTTTCTGATTTGAAAGAAAACATAAAACGGGTTAAACTTCGAACCGACTTTAAAAAATCATTAAATAAAGAATACGAGGTTTCTATTATCTGTGAATACAAACCGGCATCTCCATCCCTTGGTGAAATCAGCCAGCTAACCGTGGGAGATGTGATTCCACAGTTTGAAGAAGGAGGAGCCAGTGCAGTTAGTGTACTGACTGAAGAATCATTCTTCAAAAGTAACATTGATAACCTGAAGATGGCCTGTAAAATAACCAGACTCCCCCTGCTTCGTAAGGATTTCATCCTGGATCCCTATCAGATCTACGAGGCCCGGGCCTACGGTGCCAGTGCTGTTCTTTTAATGGCGGGTGTATATCCTGATCTTGGTGAAGGGATAGAACTTTGTAACTACCTGGATCTGGACGCCCTGGTGGAATGTAAAACCCGTGAGGAAATAGAAATAGCCATCAAAGCAGGGGCTGAAATAATTGGAGTGAATAATCGTGATTTCAATGATTTCAGTATTGATCTGGGAAGAACAGAAAAATTGGCCAGTTTCATCCCCTCCAATATTACCCTGGTGTCAGAAAGTGGGGTGAAAACCCCGGAAGATGTCAAATTACTATCCCAATTTGGAGTAAACGCTATTTTAGTAGGAAGCAGCATCATGACCTCTTCTAACATCCACAAAAAGGTTAAACAACTGGTAAATGCAGGTAATTCCGTAATATCTGGAGACAACCCTGTAACTACTGGAAATTTCCAGGTTTAG
- a CDS encoding HypC/HybG/HupF family hydrogenase formation chaperone yields the protein MCIAAPAQIVEIKDNVATVDFGGVRQQAKLDLVSDVDVGRYVLVHSGYAIEVLSDQEAQESLEAWDELLKIMDEEGTEKENNQ from the coding sequence GTGTGTATAGCAGCACCAGCCCAGATAGTGGAAATTAAAGATAATGTGGCTACTGTAGATTTTGGTGGAGTAAGACAACAGGCTAAGCTGGACTTAGTCAGTGATGTTGACGTTGGCCGTTACGTTCTGGTTCATTCCGGATATGCAATAGAAGTTTTATCCGATCAAGAGGCTCAGGAATCCCTGGAAGCTTGGGATGAGCTTTTAAAAATTATGGATGAAGAAGGCACCGAAAAAGAAAACAATCAGTAG
- a CDS encoding glycosyltransferase, with protein MKALFVVTGRGIGGDAVTALNIARALEKYDVDCEFALDHSAPGLLLKKHNLTWHRISIPQAGGHAATKKTLAKAAVKTSKAALEAARLVRKVHPHIVVGVIGGGAVVGCLGAKMAGVPSVGILITPTDAKVCTKITTTVALPESNLFQMDLNDKNIHKAYSPVDSTIVVGDREKALELLPPEFDETRPTILLSSGSTLFEKMVQGAAALGKSGIDANILVVGAPLEEEFRDLLKDDNIIYLEYIDWIQDLYKVVDLAVLTDDGMMIQEAIACQLPIIALLGVKYGRYHNLAEIFKGAVLESQLEDIVSVTREAFNRLDELKENALKYSADVLNASDNIARIIYDKMKNE; from the coding sequence ATGAAAGCACTGTTTGTAGTTACTGGAAGAGGAATTGGCGGGGATGCAGTTACCGCCCTTAATATAGCCCGTGCTCTTGAAAAGTACGATGTTGATTGTGAATTTGCACTGGATCACAGTGCACCGGGTTTACTGTTGAAAAAACATAACCTGACCTGGCACCGGATCAGCATTCCCCAAGCCGGAGGCCACGCTGCCACCAAAAAAACACTGGCCAAAGCTGCGGTTAAAACATCCAAAGCAGCATTAGAAGCAGCCCGCCTCGTAAGAAAAGTACATCCCCACATAGTAGTAGGCGTGATTGGAGGAGGAGCAGTGGTAGGATGTTTAGGAGCCAAGATGGCGGGAGTTCCTTCAGTGGGTATTCTAATAACCCCTACCGATGCCAAGGTGTGTACTAAAATAACCACTACGGTGGCTCTTCCCGAATCCAACCTTTTCCAGATGGACTTAAATGATAAAAACATTCATAAAGCTTATTCCCCAGTGGACTCCACCATAGTAGTGGGAGATAGGGAAAAAGCACTGGAATTACTACCCCCAGAATTTGATGAAACCCGCCCCACCATTCTCTTATCCTCAGGCTCCACATTGTTTGAAAAAATGGTCCAAGGTGCAGCAGCACTGGGTAAAAGTGGTATTGATGCCAATATCCTGGTGGTTGGAGCACCCCTAGAAGAAGAATTCCGGGACCTCCTTAAAGATGATAACATCATATACCTGGAGTACATTGACTGGATCCAGGACCTCTATAAAGTGGTGGATCTGGCTGTGCTCACCGATGATGGTATGATGATCCAGGAAGCTATCGCCTGCCAGTTACCTATCATCGCTCTTTTAGGAGTTAAATACGGACGGTATCATAATCTAGCCGAGATTTTTAAGGGCGCAGTACTGGAAAGCCAGCTGGAAGACATAGTCTCCGTTACCAGGGAGGCGTTTAATAGACTGGATGAACTGAAGGAAAACGCTCTTAAATACAGTGCAGATGTTTTGAATGCTTCCGATAACATAGCTCGCATTATATACGATAAAATGAAAAATGAATGA
- a CDS encoding TrmB family transcriptional regulator, with product MVVSRETLEALQNLGLTDYETRTYVALNSLISGTATEISQASQVPRSRIYSILKSLASKGFLEIGKGKPLCFTVVPPHEIFEKNRNEMKMKMERAEAELNVIYENQIPQVPAPIWIIHGPDKIVKKELEIISRAKESLFIMGGLMFPDEPLKLKEPLQKTFNRGVNTRILTSPACKTDDVEVSTMKILEELPVDIKFFPVPYIKLVVRDRQEMLIAFCKLSGDVALSSTAIGIWNQYAEFVDTITGIYDFIWNMDFFSQAFHHQRSLNDK from the coding sequence ATGGTGGTAAGTAGAGAAACACTGGAAGCATTGCAGAATTTAGGACTCACTGACTATGAAACAAGGACTTATGTGGCTTTAAATTCCTTAATATCTGGAACTGCAACTGAGATCAGCCAGGCATCACAGGTCCCTCGATCCAGAATCTACAGTATCCTTAAAAGCCTGGCCAGTAAGGGTTTCCTGGAAATAGGGAAGGGAAAACCCCTGTGCTTCACGGTGGTCCCTCCCCACGAAATTTTTGAGAAGAATAGAAATGAAATGAAGATGAAAATGGAACGTGCTGAGGCCGAATTGAACGTGATCTACGAAAATCAGATCCCTCAGGTTCCTGCTCCCATCTGGATTATCCACGGGCCAGATAAGATAGTGAAAAAGGAACTGGAAATCATTTCCCGGGCTAAAGAATCCTTATTCATAATGGGTGGGCTCATGTTTCCGGATGAGCCTCTGAAACTTAAAGAACCCCTTCAAAAAACCTTTAACAGAGGGGTTAACACCAGGATACTGACTTCACCGGCCTGCAAGACCGATGATGTGGAAGTTTCCACCATGAAGATACTGGAGGAATTACCAGTGGATATCAAGTTTTTCCCAGTTCCCTACATAAAACTGGTAGTTAGGGATAGACAGGAGATGTTGATAGCTTTCTGCAAGTTATCGGGAGATGTGGCCCTTTCTAGTACTGCCATAGGTATATGGAACCAGTATGCCGAGTTTGTAGATACCATAACCGGGATCTATGATTTCATATGGAACATGGACTTTTTCAGCCAGGCTTTCCATCACCAAAGGTCTTTAAATGATAAATAG
- a CDS encoding phosphoribosylanthranilate isomerase, translating into MNIKICGICRKKDLLTCENTSADLIGFINIERSQRLVKTGKIKDLTSSMKDQNKAVLVIEPENMADAQERIENTGLMKVQLHSLSTEDIIKLKKHYQTKNKQNKCIDPVKKYKSDLTVIRALGLSEKLNSQKIREIQDFARVCDGLLFDSEIEGKTGGTGRHIPLETATEAAKIAKNCNPDLKLFLAGGMNKNRIESELKTLDNFFDFVDVNSGVEDEPGVKNTAKIKDLMEIKVI; encoded by the coding sequence ATGAACATTAAAATCTGCGGAATATGCCGAAAGAAAGACCTTTTAACCTGTGAAAATACCAGTGCAGATTTAATTGGGTTTATAAATATTGAAAGATCCCAACGACTGGTTAAAACCGGGAAGATAAAGGATTTAACATCATCCATGAAGGACCAGAACAAGGCGGTGCTTGTAATTGAACCGGAAAACATGGCGGATGCTCAGGAAAGAATAGAAAATACAGGTTTAATGAAGGTGCAACTTCATTCACTTTCAACTGAGGATATAATTAAGTTAAAAAAGCATTATCAAACTAAAAACAAACAGAACAAATGCATTGATCCGGTTAAAAAGTATAAAAGTGATTTAACAGTTATTAGGGCTCTGGGATTATCTGAAAAACTTAATTCTCAAAAAATTAGGGAAATTCAGGATTTTGCTCGGGTCTGTGATGGTCTTCTTTTTGACTCGGAAATTGAAGGGAAGACCGGGGGAACTGGAAGGCATATCCCACTTGAAACTGCTACAGAAGCTGCAAAAATAGCAAAAAACTGCAATCCTGATTTGAAACTCTTCCTTGCCGGAGGAATGAATAAAAATAGGATCGAAAGTGAACTAAAAACCCTGGATAACTTTTTTGACTTTGTAGATGTGAACTCCGGAGTCGAAGATGAACCAGGAGTTAAAAACACGGCTAAAATTAAGGATTTAATGGAAATTAAGGTGATCTGA
- the trpE gene encoding anthranilate synthase component I, which yields MNVFGEYDLKNKEAKRTKIDFDAPFELFKKVYSKYPSSFLLESMESDSGLARYSVLGFNPVATLKAHHGILEIIKEDGTEEIETPNPFNQIKDLIGNGSNKKGFQGGLVGYVSYEAVKYFEPVPVQEGRFPDYEFGLFLDAVIFDRLQNKCEYVTLGEDRLEEIREIDNGDLEEECLTFQEENHHFSQDKYQKMVLDTKELIKAGEIFQCVISNAREYVIKGNRLSFYETLRNINPSPYMYHLKLGEREIIGSSPEMLMRVEGRDIETYPIAGTRKRGINPQQDQELERELLADEKEKAEHLMLVDLARNDIGRVSEFGSVHVPQYMKVKKFSHVQHIVSQVRGKLQKDKNAVDAFASIFPAGTLSGAPKIRAMEIINQLEGIPRGPYAGAVGYFSLNGNADFAITIRTLVCDGDHGKIQAGAGIVHDSVPTTEYHECENKAQALLSALNMAGEAK from the coding sequence GTGAATGTTTTTGGCGAATATGATTTGAAAAATAAAGAAGCAAAAAGGACTAAAATTGACTTCGATGCTCCCTTTGAACTGTTTAAAAAAGTATACAGCAAATATCCCAGCAGTTTCCTACTGGAGTCCATGGAAAGTGACAGTGGACTGGCACGGTACTCAGTTCTGGGATTCAACCCAGTAGCAACCCTCAAGGCTCACCACGGAATTCTTGAAATCATAAAGGAAGATGGAACCGAGGAAATTGAAACACCCAACCCCTTCAACCAGATAAAGGATCTCATTGGAAACGGAAGCAATAAAAAGGGATTCCAGGGAGGACTGGTGGGATACGTCTCCTACGAAGCCGTGAAGTACTTTGAACCGGTACCGGTGCAGGAGGGAAGATTCCCTGATTATGAATTTGGACTCTTCCTGGACGCGGTGATTTTCGACCGGCTCCAAAACAAGTGCGAATACGTGACACTGGGCGAAGACCGGTTGGAAGAGATCAGAGAAATTGATAATGGAGACCTGGAAGAGGAATGTCTCACTTTCCAGGAAGAAAACCACCACTTTTCACAGGATAAATATCAAAAAATGGTTTTAGATACTAAAGAACTGATAAAAGCTGGTGAAATATTCCAATGCGTTATTTCAAACGCTCGTGAATATGTTATTAAGGGAAATAGACTTTCTTTCTATGAAACTCTCCGCAACATCAACCCTTCTCCTTACATGTACCATCTGAAGCTGGGTGAAAGAGAAATCATTGGCTCCAGTCCGGAAATGCTGATGAGGGTGGAAGGAAGGGATATTGAAACTTACCCCATAGCCGGAACCCGAAAACGAGGCATCAACCCCCAGCAGGATCAGGAACTGGAGAGGGAACTTCTGGCTGATGAAAAGGAAAAAGCCGAACATTTGATGCTGGTTGACCTGGCCCGTAACGACATCGGTCGGGTGAGTGAATTCGGTTCAGTACACGTGCCCCAGTACATGAAGGTTAAAAAATTTTCCCATGTACAGCACATCGTCTCCCAGGTGAGGGGAAAACTGCAGAAGGACAAAAATGCCGTGGATGCATTTGCCTCCATCTTCCCGGCAGGCACACTAAGCGGAGCCCCCAAAATAAGAGCCATGGAAATAATAAACCAGTTAGAAGGAATACCCCGCGGACCCTATGCCGGAGCAGTGGGTTATTTCTCCTTAAATGGGAATGCTGATTTTGCCATTACCATAAGAACCCTGGTCTGCGACGGAGACCATGGAAAGATTCAGGCCGGGGCCGGCATAGTCCATGACTCAGTTCCCACCACCGAGTACCATGAATGTGAAAATAAAGCCCAGGCACTTCTGAGTGCATTGAACATGGCAGGTGAGGCTAAATGA